The nucleotide window caaagagtcagacacgacttgttgactgaacaacaacagatgatCAATAGCCTTGGAGGAGGAGCTAagggtccttgactttgttttatggctaaactactaatattttgtcttgtttgactGTTTTCATGTGCGtgtgttttcacttctctgattaaatctgTTCTTTTGGATTTGGGCAAGGCCTAGGAGGCTAAAGCTTTTCTTCaaacaaggaggaggaggaggtgagggaggggaggaccCGTACCTGGGGAGACCCTGCAGCACCCTTCTGGGTTTTGGTACCAGTGACCCCCCTGGTTTACAGTGAGAGGAGTGGTCAAGGAGAAGTGTGATAACCTGCCCAGAGGGCCAGGACTCGCTCTGAAGTCCAGTCTTATGCTCTGGAACTACATGCTCACCTGTGGAAGTTTTAAACCTGACACTAGATGCTGTGAGACTCTATGAGGCTGTGAATGCCTCCCTCGAGTGTTCTCACTGAGGGATCCCGCTCTCCACCATCCTTCTATGTATTTTCCCTCTCTGTGTCTTCCCCATGGGTCTCTTCTCATCTTTGGAAAGATGACAGGTCTGTCCTAAGGGTGCTGGGGGAGTGTGGTGGACCATGATCATGGCAAGCTAGGATCTCCACTCTGTGCAAAGAGACACTTCCTTCCACTCCCCACTTTGAGCCTTGAAATCTCCTCAGAGGTGGAAATCATCTGTCTTCCCCATTTCAATGGGAGGAAAATTCCCACTTCATAGTGAGGCTGAAGAACTTAACTGAAGTAACAGAACTGGCCTAGTGGTGGCTCTCTGGACAGGCTGGGGTCAGATACTTGAGGGAACGTTCCCTCTGGAGGAGGGGCATTTCTTCCCCCATGCCCAGTCTTGCTGggatttccatggactgtggagTTAGGGGCGAGGGGGTGTGGAAAGGAGGGCATGGGCATGGCTTCCTGTCCACTGGCAGCTCCTGGTTTACCGGGAGCCCTGGTGTTGGGACTAGCAGGACATGGAGTCTGAGCCATTGGATGGTCCTGACTGGTACACAGAAGGGCTACAGTGTACAGCTGACCTCTGTAGAGTCATCCCCTCACTGCCTGCAAACCTGGTTGTCTTTCAGCTTGTGGATCCAGCAGTGAAATCATAGAGGGCCCCAAGAATGTCACGGCCCTGAAGGGCTCGGAGGCTCGCTTCAACTGCACCATCTCCCAGGGCTGGAAGCTTGTCATGTGGGCTCTGAGAGGCACAGTGGTGCTGAGCATGACACCTAGTGAGACCATCATCACCAGTGACCGCTTCACCTCGGCGAGCTACCAAGAGGGCGGGAACTTCATCTCTGAGATGATAATTCATGACGTGCAACTCAGCGATGCCGGGCAAGTCAAATGCAGCCTCCAGAACAGCAACCGGGATGGAGCTGCCTTCCTTTCTGTTCAAGGTGTGTATGCAGGCAACTCTGCTGAGGAGTACTTGCAGTCCTCTGGGTAAAACATCAGGTTGC belongs to Bubalus bubalis isolate 160015118507 breed Murrah chromosome 1, NDDB_SH_1, whole genome shotgun sequence and includes:
- the IGSF5 gene encoding immunoglobulin superfamily member 5 isoform X5; translation: MEGAAERGVLAVLVVLAVLAACGSSSEIIEGPKNVTALKGSEARFNCTISQGWKLVMWALRGTVVLSMTPSETIITSDRFTSASYQEGGNFISEMIIHDVQLSDAGQVKCSLQNSNRDGAAFLSVQDGRTSI